One segment of Desulfosudis oleivorans Hxd3 DNA contains the following:
- a CDS encoding efflux RND transporter periplasmic adaptor subunit has translation MQRFGKNKIVPSALIVAVVLTGLVLVSGCRDNNPPPQRPAPEVGVVTIEEQPVALTTELPGRAAPFLMADIRPQVNGIIQKRLFEEGAMVKAGQVLYQIDPAQFEAVYAAAKAALDRSQSNLASVQARADRYRELLAAKAVSQQDVDDADAALSQVRADIEYWKSELEKAGINLNYTRVTAPISGRIGRSSVTAGAVVTAYQPVPLSTIVQLNPIYVDVTQSSSELLRLGRDLETGKITNGTDATKKVRILLEDGTPYPHEGTLQFRDVTVDPSTGSYVLRVKVPNPEQVLMPGMFVRAVVMEGTAPRAILAPQQGVARNTKGEPLALVVNSDNVIKQRILTVERAIGNQWLVLSGLSAGDRVVVEGQLNIRPDMTVKPIPADIPSSGETPAPAPSN, from the coding sequence ATGCAACGGTTTGGTAAAAACAAAATTGTACCGTCAGCGCTGATTGTGGCGGTGGTGCTGACCGGCTTGGTACTGGTTTCCGGGTGCAGGGACAACAACCCGCCCCCCCAGCGCCCGGCCCCGGAGGTGGGCGTTGTCACCATCGAAGAACAGCCGGTGGCCCTGACCACTGAACTGCCGGGACGGGCCGCCCCCTTTCTGATGGCGGACATCCGGCCCCAGGTCAACGGCATCATTCAGAAGCGCCTGTTTGAAGAGGGGGCCATGGTAAAGGCCGGCCAGGTACTCTACCAGATTGATCCGGCCCAGTTCGAGGCGGTTTACGCAGCGGCCAAAGCCGCCCTGGATCGATCGCAATCCAACCTGGCGTCGGTGCAGGCGCGGGCCGACCGGTACCGGGAACTGCTGGCGGCAAAAGCGGTCAGCCAACAGGACGTTGATGATGCCGATGCGGCCCTTTCCCAGGTCCGGGCCGATATCGAATACTGGAAGTCGGAACTTGAAAAGGCCGGCATCAATCTTAATTATACACGGGTGACGGCCCCCATTTCCGGCCGCATCGGCCGGTCATCGGTCACCGCCGGCGCGGTTGTGACGGCCTACCAGCCCGTGCCGCTGTCCACCATCGTCCAGTTGAATCCCATTTATGTGGATGTGACCCAGTCATCGTCTGAGCTTTTGCGCTTGGGCCGGGACCTGGAGACCGGCAAGATCACAAACGGCACCGACGCGACAAAAAAGGTGCGCATTCTTCTGGAGGACGGCACGCCCTACCCCCATGAAGGCACGCTGCAATTCCGGGACGTGACCGTGGACCCGTCTACCGGATCGTACGTGCTGCGCGTCAAGGTGCCCAACCCGGAACAGGTGCTGATGCCGGGCATGTTTGTACGGGCCGTGGTGATGGAGGGAACGGCGCCCCGGGCCATTCTGGCGCCCCAGCAGGGTGTGGCACGGAACACCAAGGGCGAGCCCCTGGCTCTGGTGGTCAACAGCGACAACGTGATCAAACAGCGCATCCTGACTGTTGAACGGGCCATCGGCAACCAGTGGCTGGTGCTGTCCGGCCTGTCCGCCGGGGACCGGGTGGTGGTGGAGGGCCAGTTAAATATCCGGCCGGACATGACGGTCAAGCCCATTCCTGCGGACATTCCATCTTCCGGCGAAACGCCCGCACCCGCGCCATCCAACTGA
- a CDS encoding sulfite exporter TauE/SafE family protein → MVFSVAQIEAAVWIPPVTAFVISFFTSMGGVSGAFLLLPFQVSVLGYTSPSVSATNQLFNIVAIPSGVWRYWKEGRMVWPLTWIVIFGTLPGVLIGAVVRVAWLPDPRHFKLFAAGVLLYIGGRLAWDLVKNRKRAAKEAAGPVGGGGAVRVVRFDVRRLEYSFQGEVFGAPFWGIFTLSFIVGIVGGIYGIGGGSIIAPFFVTFFRLPVYTIAGAALMGTFVTSVAGVAFYQAMAPFYPNISVAPDWMLGLLFGVGGMAGMYLGARCQRFVPADAIKWMLAVVMLFTAAQYVAGFLGF, encoded by the coding sequence ATGGTTTTTTCCGTCGCGCAGATTGAAGCCGCTGTCTGGATTCCGCCGGTCACGGCCTTTGTCATCTCCTTTTTCACCTCCATGGGCGGCGTGTCCGGCGCCTTTCTGCTGCTGCCCTTTCAGGTGTCGGTGCTGGGCTACACCAGCCCCTCGGTGTCCGCCACCAACCAGCTCTTCAATATCGTGGCCATTCCCAGCGGGGTCTGGCGCTACTGGAAAGAGGGCCGCATGGTGTGGCCCCTGACCTGGATCGTGATTTTCGGCACCCTGCCCGGCGTGCTCATCGGCGCGGTGGTGCGGGTGGCCTGGCTTCCCGACCCCCGCCATTTCAAGTTGTTTGCCGCCGGTGTGCTGCTGTACATCGGGGGCCGGCTGGCGTGGGACCTGGTAAAAAACAGAAAGCGCGCCGCAAAGGAGGCGGCCGGCCCGGTTGGCGGCGGCGGCGCCGTCCGCGTGGTCCGGTTCGACGTCAGGCGCCTGGAATACAGCTTTCAGGGAGAGGTGTTCGGCGCGCCCTTCTGGGGCATATTTACCTTGAGCTTTATCGTGGGTATTGTGGGCGGCATTTACGGCATCGGCGGCGGCTCCATCATCGCCCCCTTTTTCGTGACCTTTTTCCGGCTGCCGGTTTACACCATTGCCGGGGCAGCCCTGATGGGCACCTTTGTCACTTCCGTGGCCGGCGTGGCCTTTTACCAGGCCATGGCCCCGTTTTACCCGAATATCTCCGTGGCCCCGGACTGGATGCTGGGCCTGCTGTTCGGCGTGGGCGGCATGGCCGGCATGTACCTGGGGGCCCGGTGCCAGCGCTTTGTGCCGGCCGACGCCATCAAATGGATGCTGGCCGTGGTGATGCTCTTTACCGCAGCACAGTATGTGGCCGGGTTTTTGGGTTTTTAG
- a CDS encoding CerR family C-terminal domain-containing protein — MEENTIHSDDTKTRLIQAAGEEFAGHGFKGATVRDICRRAGAHVGAVNYHFGDKEGLYEAVLDYSHRMATQKYPPDMGLDGRAGPEERLSAFIRSLLLRILGEGLPAWHGKLMAQEIANPTGLMKQMIKNSIRPLHTHLSGIVSALFQKEGVTVETGSPALFLCTMSIVGQCLHHFKAKEVVEALRPKSFDPANIETLADHVTLFSIGGIRALAKQEKSKKELPWNP; from the coding sequence ATGGAAGAAAATACAATTCATTCCGATGACACAAAGACCCGCCTGATTCAGGCTGCCGGCGAGGAGTTTGCCGGCCACGGGTTCAAGGGGGCAACGGTGCGCGACATCTGCCGCCGGGCCGGTGCCCACGTGGGGGCTGTGAACTACCACTTCGGAGACAAGGAGGGTCTCTACGAAGCGGTGCTGGACTACTCTCACCGCATGGCGACACAAAAGTATCCGCCCGACATGGGCCTTGACGGCAGGGCCGGGCCGGAAGAACGGCTCTCCGCCTTTATCCGGTCCCTGCTGCTGCGCATTCTGGGAGAAGGCCTGCCCGCCTGGCACGGCAAGCTCATGGCCCAGGAGATCGCCAACCCCACCGGCCTGATGAAACAGATGATAAAAAACTCCATCCGGCCCCTTCACACCCACCTGTCCGGCATTGTCAGCGCCCTGTTTCAAAAAGAGGGGGTAACCGTGGAAACCGGCAGCCCTGCCCTTTTTCTGTGCACCATGAGCATCGTTGGCCAGTGCCTGCACCATTTCAAGGCGAAAGAGGTTGTTGAAGCCCTGCGGCCAAAAAGCTTTGATCCGGCGAATATTGAAACCCTGGCCGATCATGTCACCCTGTTTTCCATCGGCGGCATTCGGGCACTGGCAAAACAGGAAAAAAGTAAAAAGGAGTTACCATGGAATCCGTGA
- a CDS encoding YkgJ family cysteine cluster protein, giving the protein MKIEKTPTKEISMPACNGCGLCCRDFAYIRLSQDDIKALENFTGLTPEAFADNVDKAGEKRFMKFQENGDCIFLNIIDGASLCSVYEARPAACRDYPSTDIQRETCRVNSNR; this is encoded by the coding sequence TTGAAAATTGAAAAGACACCCACCAAAGAGATATCAATGCCGGCATGCAACGGGTGTGGATTGTGTTGCAGGGATTTCGCATATATTCGGCTCTCTCAGGACGACATCAAGGCGCTTGAAAACTTCACGGGACTGACCCCGGAAGCATTTGCCGACAATGTTGATAAAGCCGGTGAGAAGCGTTTTATGAAATTCCAGGAGAACGGAGATTGCATCTTTCTGAATATAATAGATGGCGCCAGTTTATGCAGCGTATATGAAGCAAGACCGGCGGCATGCAGAGACTATCCATCAACCGATATTCAGAGAGAAACCTGCCGTGTAAACAGTAACCGGTGA
- a CDS encoding type II toxin-antitoxin system RelE/ParE family toxin, whose product MIKSFKHKGLEDFFYSGKKKGIRPEHADRLSRILDRLNAANEVMDMNYPGSNLHKLSGNLQGQFSVHVSGNWRVFFQFVDGDAYIVNYDDYH is encoded by the coding sequence ATGATTAAATCATTCAAGCATAAAGGCCTTGAAGATTTCTTTTATTCTGGAAAGAAAAAGGGCATCCGACCAGAACATGCAGATAGACTTTCCAGAATTTTAGACCGGTTAAATGCGGCAAATGAGGTTATGGATATGAATTATCCCGGATCAAATTTACATAAACTGTCTGGAAATTTACAAGGCCAGTTTTCTGTGCATGTTTCTGGAAACTGGAGAGTATTTTTTCAATTTGTAGACGGTGATGCTTATATCGTTAACTATGACGATTACCATTGA
- a CDS encoding cytochrome c biogenesis CcdA family protein, producing MIQAFLIAINEWMAGGIGIAALGCFLWGMVSVALSPCHMASIPLIVSYVAGQERGLRPRSAAFYAAAFTVGLFITIAVVGIACALLGRMLGDVGPWWTLLVGAILIWVALDMLGVKACSMSGTLMARLRVRGMTGAFALGLAYGVLSGSCTFGFIAPILAVITIQEKIATGILFITLFGIGHCIPIAVAGSSTALVRRVLENSRFQQSGIWFRRLAGVAIFVLGGYFIVRPFLAGA from the coding sequence GTGATCCAGGCGTTTCTGATTGCAATTAATGAGTGGATGGCCGGCGGCATCGGCATCGCGGCCCTGGGCTGTTTTTTGTGGGGCATGGTCAGCGTGGCCTTAAGCCCCTGCCACATGGCCTCCATCCCCCTGATCGTGAGCTACGTGGCGGGCCAGGAGCGGGGCCTGCGCCCCCGGAGCGCGGCCTTTTACGCCGCCGCCTTTACCGTCGGCCTGTTTATCACCATTGCCGTGGTAGGTATCGCCTGCGCCCTGCTGGGCCGCATGCTCGGTGACGTGGGCCCCTGGTGGACCCTCCTGGTGGGGGCCATTCTTATCTGGGTGGCCCTGGACATGCTGGGGGTAAAGGCCTGCTCCATGTCCGGCACCCTGATGGCGCGGCTTCGCGTGCGCGGCATGACCGGCGCCTTTGCCCTGGGCCTGGCCTACGGCGTACTCTCCGGCTCCTGCACCTTTGGTTTTATCGCACCGATCCTGGCCGTGATCACCATTCAGGAAAAGATCGCCACCGGCATCCTGTTTATCACGCTTTTCGGCATCGGCCACTGCATTCCCATTGCCGTGGCCGGTTCCAGCACGGCCCTGGTGCGCCGTGTGCTGGAAAACAGCCGGTTCCAGCAGTCAGGCATCTGGTTCCGCCGCCTGGCCGGAGTGGCGATTTTCGTCCTGGGAGGGTATTTCATTGTCCGGCCTTTTCTGGCCGGTGCCTGA
- a CDS encoding DUF169 domain-containing protein → MESVIAKALDPEHAPVAVMLSGTKPDNALGFKPGRWGCVMFMFANAVRGKTAAFDRTTYGCWGGGVGLGFGNAYEQFPGGVPCFTRFLSSGNKQWETGRQVGQAVAENAGKEFADNFLNGEAYVKSPDLVDRFLEALPIMDHGSPYVIFKPLAEVDAATETPETVVFTVDPDRVSALVILANYGRGGMENAIIPWAAGCQTIGIIPFKEAQSDCPRAVVGLTDISARKYTQNLLGRNVLTVALPWRLFCEMETNVPGSFLERHTWHSLVEKK, encoded by the coding sequence ATGGAATCCGTGATTGCAAAGGCGCTTGATCCCGAACACGCTCCCGTGGCCGTGATGCTCTCCGGCACGAAACCGGACAATGCCCTGGGATTCAAGCCGGGCCGGTGGGGCTGCGTCATGTTCATGTTTGCCAATGCGGTCCGGGGCAAAACCGCAGCCTTTGACAGAACCACTTACGGCTGCTGGGGCGGCGGCGTGGGCCTGGGGTTCGGCAACGCCTACGAACAGTTCCCCGGCGGCGTGCCCTGCTTTACCCGTTTTCTCTCTTCAGGCAATAAACAGTGGGAAACCGGCCGCCAGGTGGGACAGGCTGTTGCCGAAAACGCGGGCAAGGAGTTTGCCGACAATTTTTTAAACGGCGAGGCGTATGTCAAAAGCCCGGATCTGGTGGACCGCTTTCTGGAAGCGCTGCCCATCATGGACCACGGTTCCCCTTACGTGATATTCAAGCCCCTGGCCGAAGTGGATGCCGCGACCGAGACACCGGAAACCGTGGTGTTTACCGTTGATCCGGACCGGGTGTCGGCCCTGGTGATCCTGGCCAACTACGGGAGGGGCGGCATGGAAAACGCGATCATTCCCTGGGCCGCCGGGTGCCAGACCATCGGCATTATTCCTTTTAAGGAAGCGCAATCCGATTGTCCCAGGGCCGTGGTGGGGCTTACCGATATCTCGGCCCGGAAATACACGCAAAACCTGCTGGGCAGAAACGTGCTCACCGTGGCCCTGCCCTGGCGGCTGTTTTGTGAAATGGAGACAAACGTTCCGGGCAGCTTCCTGGAACGCCACACATGGCACTCTCTTGTGGAAAAGAAATGA
- a CDS encoding HigA family addiction module antitoxin, producing MKRIQRKPSHPGSILREDYLKPLSITVTDMASKLNVSRKTLSKILNEKGAVTPDMALRLSRAFNTTPELWLNLQKNVDLWEAENLSRDWRRVRPLPEKALHSEL from the coding sequence ATGAAAAGAATTCAGCGAAAACCTTCCCATCCTGGATCCATACTGCGAGAAGACTATCTAAAGCCATTATCAATAACGGTAACTGATATGGCGTCAAAATTGAATGTGTCGAGAAAAACGCTATCTAAAATACTGAATGAAAAAGGTGCGGTAACGCCGGATATGGCTTTGCGGCTATCAAGAGCTTTCAACACCACCCCCGAATTATGGCTGAATTTGCAAAAGAACGTCGACCTTTGGGAAGCTGAGAATTTATCCAGAGACTGGCGCCGTGTTCGTCCTCTTCCAGAAAAAGCACTGCATTCTGAGCTATAA